The Zonotrichia leucophrys gambelii isolate GWCS_2022_RI chromosome 20, RI_Zleu_2.0, whole genome shotgun sequence genome contains a region encoding:
- the PXMP4 gene encoding peroxisomal membrane protein 4 — protein MAGGAMAGGEDSLRALLRAANALLQQRRYHAALAVIKGFRNGAVYGAKIRAPHALVMTFLFKSGSFREKLKSIAQATYAHSRNLAYFVFTYKGLLAAQSQLQGKKIPFHSFLAACIGGWLVFGDNNPINSQIIMYLLSRILFGLSRLAVQKGYIPQPRQDPFPLLAALVWGTVLWLFEYHRDTLQPSLQSSMTYLYEDSEVWHDVSDFLIYNKRTHSKK, from the exons ATGGCCGGCGGGGCCATGGCGGGTGGGGAGGATTCGCTTCGCGCTCTGCTCCGCGCCGCCAACGCGCTCCTGCAGCAGCGCCGCTACCACGCCGCGCTCGCCGTCATCAAAGGCTTCCGAAACGGCGCCGT TTATGGAGCCAAAATCCGTGCCCCACATGCCCTGGTGATGACTTTCCTGTTCAAGAGTGGAAG TttcagggagaagctgaagtcCATTGCCCAGGCCACGTACGCCCACTCCCGGAACCTGGCTTATTTTGTGTTCACCTACAAAGGGCTCCTGGCAGCCcagtcccagctgcaggggaaaaaaatcccattccatTCCTTCCTTGCAGCCTGCATTGGGGGCTGGCTGGTGTTTGGTGACAACAATCCCATCAACAGCCAG ATCATCATGTACCTGCTGTCCCGCATCCTGTTCGGGCTGTCCCGGCTGGCTGTGCAGAAGGGCTacatcccccagcccaggcaggatcccttccctctgctggctgccctggTGTGGGGGACAGTCCTGTGGCTCTTTGAGTACCACAGGGACActctgcagccctccctgcagtcCTCCATGACCTACCTGTACGAGGACAGTGAGGTGTGGCACGACGTGTCTGACTTCCTCATCTACAACAAAAGGACACACAGCAA
- the ZNF341 gene encoding zinc finger protein 341, whose translation MAQAIFEALEGMDNQTVLAVQSLLDGQGGVTDPSAANVNSSAAIQPMDDEDVFLCGKCKKQFNSLPAFMTHKREQCQGSAPSLSSVSLATNSVYTPSITSVQQAPSAARQQISTYITVPPSPLIQTLVQGNILVSDEVLMSAMSAFTSLDQPMPAVQPPVQSSMSLHAGAGYLSQPPPPPPPPPPPPPQPPPPPPSLAAPGQPGGGSGVVEVYSAPAPMAAASTVEIQTLGMQPYPPMEVPSQCVESPVYPSPPVYSPGKQGFKAKSTSAATPLSSAGGGSVVGFDSPAAAKTRRCKNEAGLQEGKPKSPKLKCTYCDKAFTKNFDLQQHIRSHTGEKPFQCIVCGRAFAQKSNVKKHMQTHKVWPPGLGCTISRSSITVQVMALNPSQPEDEENTGLPPRNAVPPAPELSPLEESEAAKLEAKQVVLIDSSYQCQFCPSKFNTYFQLKSHMTQHKNEQVYKCVVKTCAQTFQKLESFLEHIKSHQEELSYRCHLCSKDFPSLYELGVHQYSHSLLPQHSPKKDMAVYKCVKCVNKYSTPEALEHHLQTATHNFPCPHCQKVFPCERYLRRHIPTHGGGSKFKCQICKKFFRREHYLKLHAHIHSGEKPFKCSVCDAAFNRKDKLKRHMLIHEPFKKYKCPFSSHTGCNKEFNRPDKLKAHILSHSGMKIHKCQYCNKSFSRRAHMVEHQRSHTGNYKYRCATCSKGFTRHKYLREHKCRLGSPKDKELQLRKAQKKRAGRGRKAGLALGLPELKDGAAGDSSPEGGPNKEPFQESDAVLSIVVGGSGAADPELVPGQPNSMGSNLALAELQTASDGPCTMLAVPVYIQTSE comes from the exons ATGGCGCAGGCGATCTTCGAGGCGCTGGAAG GGATGGATAACCAGactgtgctggctgtgcagtCCTTGCTGGATGGCCAGGGAGGTGTCACGGACCCGTCTGCTGCCAATGTCAACTCCTCTGCAGCCATCCAGCCCATGG ATGATGAAGACGTGTTCCTGTGTGGGAAGTGTAAGAAGCAGTTCAactccctgcctgccttcatGACCCACAAgagagagcagtgccagggcagtgccccatccctgtcctcagTGTCTCTGGCCACCAACAGTGTGTACACCCCATCCATCACCTCAGTGCAGcaggctcccagtgctgcccgCCAG caaaTCTCCACGTACATCACAGTTCCCCCATCGCCTTTGATCCAGACCCTGGTGCAGGGGAACATCTTGGTCAGTGATGAGGTGCTGATGTCAGCCATGTCTGCTTTCACCTCCTTGGACCAGCCCATGCCAGCGGTGCAGCCCCCAGTGCAG AGCAGCATGAGTCTGCACGCCGGGGCCGGTTACCTGTCCcagcccccgccgccgccgccgcctccgccgccgccccctccgcagccgccgcctcccccgccGAGCCTGGCGGCTCCCGGGCAgcccggcggcggcagcggcgtgGTGGAGGTGTACAGCGCCCCTGCTcccatggcagcagccagcaccgTGGAGATCCAGACCCTGGGCATGCAGCCCTACCCGCCCATGGAG GTACCAAGCCAGTGTGTGGAAAGCCCAGTGTACCCCTCTCCCCCTGTGTACAGCCCTGGGAAGCAGGGCTTCAAGGCCAAGAGCACCAGTGCTGCCACCcccctgagcagtgcagggggaGGCTCTGTGGTTGGCTTTgattcccctgctgctgccaaaacACGACGCTGCAAGAAcgaggctgggctgcaggaag GCAAACCCAAGTCCCCCAAGCTGAAGTGCACATACTGTGACAAGGCCTTTACCAAGAACTTtgacctgcagcagcacatcagGAG CCACACAGGTGAGAAGCCCTTCCAGTGCATCGTGTGTGGCCGCGCCTTTGCGCAGAAGTCCAACGTGAAGAAGCACATGCAGACCCACAAGGTGTggcctccagggctgggctgcaccaTCTCCCGCAGCTCCATCACTGTGCAGGTCATGGCCCTGAACCCCAGCCAGCCTGAGGATGAGGAGAACACAG GTTTGCCCCCCAGGAACGCGGTGCCCCCGGCCCCGGAGCTGAGCCCCTTGGAGGAGAGCGAGGCAGCCAAGCTGGAGGCCAAGCAGGTTGTCCTCATTGACAGCTCCTACCAGTGCCAGTTCTGCCCCAGCAAGTTCAACACCTACTTCCAGCTCAAGTCACACATGACACAGCACAAGAATGAGCAG gtgtACAAATGTGTGGTGAAGACCTGTGCTCAGACCTTCCAGAAGCTGGAGTCCTTCCTTGAGCACATCAAGAGCCACCAGGAGGAGCTGAGTTACCGCTGCCACCTGTGCAGCAAGGACTTCCCCTCTCTGTATGAGCTGGGCGTGCACCAGTACTCGCACagcctgctgccccagcacagccccaagaAGGACATGGCCGTGTACAA GTGTGTGAAGTGTGTCAATAAATACTCCACCCCAGAAGCCCTGGAGCACCATCTGCAGACAGCAACGCACAACTTCCCCTGCCCCCACTGCCAGAAG GTGTTCCCCTGCGAGCGGTACCTGCGCCGCCACATCCCCACGCACGGCGGGGGCAGCAAGTTCAAGTGCCAGATCTGTAAGAAGTTCTTCCGGCGGGAGCACTACCTCAAGCTGCACGCCCACATCCACTCGG GTGAGAAGCCCTTCAAGTGCTCGGTGTGTGACGCAGCGTTCAACCGCAAGGACAAGCTCAAGCGCCACATGCTCATCCACGAGCCCTTCAAGAAATACAAATGTCCCTTCTC aAGCCACACAGGCTGCAATAAAGAGTTCAACAGGCCTGACAAGCTGAAGGCTCACATTCTGTCCCATTCAG GGATGAAGATCCACAAGTGCCAGTACTGTAACAAGTCCTTCAGCCGCCGCGCCCACATGGTGGAGCACCAGCGCTCGCACACCGGCAACTACAAATACCGCTGTGCCACGTGCAGCAAGGGCTTCACCCGCCACAAGTACCTGCGGGAGCACAAGTGCCGCCTGGGCTCGCCCAAggacaaggagctgcagctcaggaaggcGCAGAAGaagcgggcggggcggggccgcaaggcggggctggccctggggctgcccgaGCTCAAGGACGGCGCTGCCGGGGACAGCTCCCCCGAGGGGGGCCCCAACAAGGAGCCCTTCCAGGAGTCGGATGCTGTGCTGTCCATCGTGGTTGgtggctcaggagctgcagacccTGAGCtggtcccagggcagcccaaCAGCATGGGCTCCAACCTggctctggcagagctgcagacgGCCTCAGACGGGCCCTGCaccatgctggctgtgcctgtgtaCATCCAGACCTCCGAGTGA